From Toxorhynchites rutilus septentrionalis strain SRP chromosome 2, ASM2978413v1, whole genome shotgun sequence, a single genomic window includes:
- the LOC129770584 gene encoding uncharacterized protein LOC129770584: MNTIVYCILIVELSLAYISPSSANERDQNQKEAKINFFNFDPRTGTYNFGYQTEDNGQFRYETRGLDGVTYGCYGYVGQNGRTRVTHYVSDAHGYRVIQPQFPVQIFFNDPSVNNSEAKDSNDSEKPAIKSELRWTGFFLPRACVGNPTRPPSINPGIQTQSPTKPTSVPRPTIHPITLRPTPATNQNGTMWHPCCHQTNTPSPSVSGPQADVPLLGPVLGLVGGLLGGLLGALSIDLNLDLIPAYYLPYFHDVPSNIRHIPCDDCGDDSSGYLGLTPTVFVPKTLADRIGLSAAFQTGSKNIHNVANMFQLLKDVDGSWRAQMATEGDKGKASL, from the exons ATGAATACCATAGTTTATTGCATATTAATTGTCGAA CTATCGCTGGCATACATTTCTCCGAGTAGCGCTAACGAAAGAGACCAAAATCAAAAGGAGGCTAAgattaattttttcaatttcgatCCGAGAACAG GCACCTACAATTTTGGCTACCAAACCGAGGACAACGGTCAGTTTCGCTATGAAACTCGAGGACTGGATGGGGTCACATACGGTTGTTACGGATATGTAGGTCAAAACGGTCGTACTCGAGTGACTCACTACGTATCGGACGCACACGGCTATCGTGTGATACAACCCCAATTTCCGGTGCAAATTTTCTTCAACGATCCGTCTGTGAA TAATTCCGAAGCAAAAGATTCTAACGACAGTGAGAAACCCGCTATTAAAAGTGAGCTACGCTGGACTGGATTTTTCCTTCCGCGGGCTTGCGTTGGAAATCCAACGCGTCCACCGAGTATCAACCCTGGAATCCAGACACAATCACCCACCAAACCTACGTCCGTTCCTAGACCGACGATACATCCGATTACTCTACGGCCAACTCCTGCGACCAATCAAAACGGAACTATGTGGCATCCCTGTTGTCATCAGACGAATACGCCATCTCCATCGGTTAGCGGTCCGCAAGCTGATGTCCCGCTGTTGGGACCTGTACTTGGTCTCGTTGGAGGTCTTCTCGGTGGTTTACTGGGGGCATTGAGTATTGATCTGAATCTTGATTTAA TTCCAGCTTACTATCTACCATATTTCCATGATGTACCATCGAACATTCGGCATATTCCATGTGATGATTGCGGTGACGACTCCTCGGGATATTTGGGTCTCACGCCGACTGTCTTCGTGCCGAAAACACTTGCTGACAGAATTGGGCTTTCGGCTGCgtttcaaactggctctaaaaATATCCACAATGTAGCTAATATGTTTCAGCTGCTGAAGGATGTAGATGGCAGCTGGCGAGCTCAAATGGCGACCGAAGGCGATAAGGGGAAAGCATCATTATAA